One window of the Dreissena polymorpha isolate Duluth1 chromosome 5, UMN_Dpol_1.0, whole genome shotgun sequence genome contains the following:
- the LOC127832371 gene encoding coatomer subunit gamma-2-like isoform X1, with product MHMLRRDKKEEEEGGGNPFHNLDKTSVLQEARTFNETPINPRKCGLILTKLLYMINQGDQTIGSTEATEAFFAMTKLFQSKDATLRRLMYMGIKDMSKIANDVIIVTSSLMKDMTGKDDQFRGPAIRALCSITDTTMLQSIERYMKQAIVDKCHAVASAALVSSLHLSKGSQDVTKRWVNEAQEAVSSDNIMVQYHALGLLYHIKKHDKLAVTKLVSKFSKHSLKSPYAYCLLIRIASKLIADEDAGSDSPMYEFIENCLRHKNEIVIYEAAHAMVNMKGITTKELAPAVSVLQLFCSSPKPTLRFAAVRTLNRVAMKHPAAVTTCNLDLENLITDTNRSIATLAITTLLKTGSESSVDRLMKQISTFMSEISDEFKIVVVQAIQSLCLKYPRKHNVMMNFLSSMLRDEGGFEYKKAIVDSIIIIIEDNSEAKEAGLAHLCEFIEDCEHTVLATRILHLLGREGPRTPTPSKYIRFIYNRVILENAAVRAAAVTAMAKFGAHCEELLESCIVLLERCELDSDDEVRDRATFYVHVLRERQKALNSAYILNGLQVSVVGLERALHQYTLEPSDKPFDMKSVPLATQPLTEQRSTAGGAKEPGDTVTSKPTEKVASSRQDVYAEQLAGIPEFANLGPLFKSSSLPVELTESETEYVVRCIKHTYSRYMVFQFDCTNTLNDQVLEKVTVHMENTDDFQVLKCVPCPKLPYDSPGTTYTLVRLPEEATAVTGTFSCTLKFIVKDCDPNTGEADDEGYDDEYVLEDVEVSVADHVQKVMKPNFGASWDEVGPDNEMEDTFALSTMKTLDDAVKNIIQYLGMQPCERSDKVPEGKSAHTLYLAGVYRGGHDALVQAKLAMADGGVTMQLTVRSTDPNVSEVLVSAIG from the exons GCAAGGACATTCAACGAGACACCTATCAACCCTCGGAAATGTGGACTTATACTTACCAAGCTGCTCTACATGATCAACCAGGGCGACCAAACCATTGGAAGCACTGAAGCCACTGAGGCATTCTTTGCTATGACAAAGCTGTTCCAGTCAAAGGAT GCTACGCTGCGTCGACTGATGTACATGGGAATTAAAGACATGTCAAAGATTGCTAATGACGTCATAATTGTTACAAGCag TTTGATGAAGGACATGACAGGCAAGGATGATCAGTTTCGAGGTCCAGCCATCCGTGCTCTCTGCTCCATTACTGAT ACAACCATGTTGCAGAGCATTGAGCGCTACATGAAGCAAGCCATTGTGGACAAGTGTCACGCTGTAGCCAGTGCTGCCCTAGTGTCTTCTCTG CATCTCAGCAAGGGCAGCCAGGATGTGACAAAGCGCTGGGTCAACGAGGCCCAGGAGGCTGTATCCAGTGACAACATCATGGTGCAG TACCATGCCCTGGGCCTGTTGTACCACATCAAGAAGCATGACAAGCTGGCCGTCACAAAACTCGTGAGCAAGTTCAGCAAGCATTCACTCAAGTCTCCATACGCTTACTGTTTGCTG ATCCGCATTGCCAGCAAACTGATTGCGGATGAGGACGCAGGCTCAGACAGCCCAATGTATGAGTTCATTGAGAACTGCCTGCGACACAAGAACGAGATTGTCATCTACGAGGCCGCCCATGCCATGGTGAACATGAAGGGGATCACCACGAAAGAGCTCGCGCCCGCAGTGTCTGTCCTACAGCTGTTTTGTAGCTCCCCTAAACCCACCCTTCGCTTTGCTGCTGTGAGAACTTTGAACAGG GTGGCCATGAAGCACCCTGCTGCAGTGACAACAtgcaaccttgaccttgagaACTTGATCACGGACACCAACCGTAGCATAGCAACCCTTGCTATTACCACTCTTCTCAAG ACCGGCAGTGAGAGCAGCGTGGACCGGCTTATGAAGCAGATCTCCACGTTCATGTCCGAGATATCAGACGAGTTCAAGATCGTCGTCGTGCAGGCTATCCAGTCACTGTGCCTCAAGTACCCGCGCAAGCACAACGTCATGATGAACTTCCTGTCGTCAATGCTACGAGATGAAGGTGGATTCGAGTACAAGAAGGCCATCGTGGACAG catcatcatcatcatagagGACAACTCTGAGGCCAAGGAGGCCGGCCTGGCCCACTTGTGTGAGTTCATTGAAGACTGCGAGCACACCGTGCTGGCAACCAGGATCCTTCACCTTCTGGGCCGTGAGGGGCCTAGGACCCCAACACCGTCAAAGTACATCCG GTTCATCTACAACCGGGTGATCCTGGAGAATGCGGCTGTGCGTGCGGCGGCTGTGACTGCGATGGCCAAGTTTGGGGCCCACTGCGAGGAGCTACTGGAGAGCTGCATCGTGTTGCTGGAGAGATGTGAGCTGGACTCCGATGACGAGGTGCGAGACCGGGCCACCTTCTATGTGCACGTGCTCAGAGAGAGGCAGAAGGCCCTCAACTCTGCCTACATCCTCAATG GTCTGCAGGTGTCGGTGGTTGGTCTGGAACGAGCCCTGCATCAGTACACATTGGAGCCCTCTGACAAACCCTTCGACATGAAGTCAGTGCCCCTGGCCACCCAGCCTCTAACTGAGCAGAGGTCCACTGCTGGCGGAG CCAAGGAGCCAGGAGACACGGTGACCTCCAAGCCGACAGAGAAAGTGGCCTCCTCCCGCCAGGATGTGTATGCTG AGCAACTTGCTGGCATCCCAGAGTTTGCTAACCTGGGACCGCTGTTCAAGTCTTCGAGCCTGCCTGTTGAGCTGACCGAGTCTGAGACAGAGTATGTGGTCCGCTGCATCAAGCATACATACTCCAGATACATGGTGTTCCAG TTTGACTGCACCAACACGCTGAATGACCAGGTGTTGGAGAAGGTGACAGTCCACATGGAGAACACCGATGACTTCCAGGTGTTGAAGTGTGTGCCGTGCCCCAAGCTGCCGTATGACAGCCCTGGCACCACGTACACCTTGGTACGACTCCCGGAGGAGGCTACAGCAG TGACTGGGACGTTCAGCTGCACTCTGAAGTTCATCGTGAAGGACTGCGATCCTAACACTGGAGAGGCAGATGATGAAGGATATGACGATGAATATGTG TTGGAGGATGTGGAGGTGTCTGTGGCTGACCATGTGCAGAAGGTGATGAAACCAAACTTTGGAGCCAGCTGGGATGAGGTGGGACCAGACAATGAAATGGAGGATACCTTCGCTCTGTCCACTATGAAAACATTGGACG ATGCAGTTAAAAACATTATCCAGTACCTAGGCATGCAGCCCTGTGAGAGGAGTGACAAGGTCCCAGAAGGGAAGAGTGCCCACACGCTCTATCTGGCAGGCGTCTACCGTGGCGGACATGACGCCCTGGTGCAGGCAAAACTTGCCATGGCAGACGGGGGAGTAACCATGCAGCTCACTGTGCGCTCTACAGATCCCAATGTGTCTGAGGTGCTTGTTTCAGCCATTGGGTAA
- the LOC127832371 gene encoding coatomer subunit gamma-2-like isoform X2: MHMLRRDKKEEEEGGGNPFHNLDKTSVLQEARTFNETPINPRKCGLILTKLLYMINQGDQTIGSTEATEAFFAMTKLFQSKDATLRRLMYMGIKDMSKIANDVIIVTSSLMKDMTGKDDQFRGPAIRALCSITDTTMLQSIERYMKQAIVDKCHAVASAALVSSLHLSKGSQDVTKRWVNEAQEAVSSDNIMVQYHALGLLYHIKKHDKLAVTKLVSNFSKHSLKSPYAYCLLIRIASKLIADEDAGSDSPMYEFIENCLRHKNEIVIYEAAHAMVNMKGITTKELAPAVSVLQLFCSSPKPTLRFAAVRTLNRVAMKHPAAVTTCNLDLENLITDTNRSIATLAITTLLKTGSESSVDRLMKQISTFMSEISDEFKIVVVQAIQSLCLKYPRKHNVMMNFLSSMLRDEGGFEYKKAIVDSIIIIIEDNSEAKEAGLAHLCEFIEDCEHTVLATRILHLLGREGPRTPTPSKYIRFIYNRVILENAAVRAAAVTAMAKFGAHCEELLESCIVLLERCELDSDDEVRDRATFYVHVLRERQKALNSAYILNGLQVSVVGLERALHQYTLEPSDKPFDMKSVPLATQPLTEQRSTAGGAKEPGDTVTSKPTEKVASSRQDVYAEQLAGIPEFANLGPLFKSSSLPVELTESETEYVVRCIKHTYSRYMVFQFDCTNTLNDQVLEKVTVHMENTDDFQVLKCVPCPKLPYDSPGTTYTLVRLPEEATAVTGTFSCTLKFIVKDCDPNTGEADDEGYDDEYVLEDVEVSVADHVQKVMKPNFGASWDEVGPDNEMEDTFALSTMKTLDDAVKNIIQYLGMQPCERSDKVPEGKSAHTLYLAGVYRGGHDALVQAKLAMADGGVTMQLTVRSTDPNVSEVLVSAIG, from the exons GCAAGGACATTCAACGAGACACCTATCAACCCTCGGAAATGTGGACTTATACTTACCAAGCTGCTCTACATGATCAACCAGGGCGACCAAACCATTGGAAGCACTGAAGCCACTGAGGCATTCTTTGCTATGACAAAGCTGTTCCAGTCAAAGGAT GCTACGCTGCGTCGACTGATGTACATGGGAATTAAAGACATGTCAAAGATTGCTAATGACGTCATAATTGTTACAAGCag TTTGATGAAGGACATGACAGGCAAGGATGATCAGTTTCGAGGTCCAGCCATCCGTGCTCTCTGCTCCATTACTGAT ACAACCATGTTGCAGAGCATTGAGCGCTACATGAAGCAAGCCATTGTGGACAAGTGTCACGCTGTAGCCAGTGCTGCCCTAGTGTCTTCTCTG CATCTCAGCAAGGGCAGCCAGGATGTGACAAAGCGCTGGGTCAACGAGGCCCAGGAGGCTGTATCCAGTGACAACATCATGGTGCAG TACCATGCCCTGGGCCTGTTGTACCACATCAAGAAGCATGACAAGCTGGCCGTCACAAAACTCGTGAGCAA TTTCAGCAAGCATTCACTCAAGTCTCCATATGCATACTGTTTGCTG ATCCGCATTGCCAGCAAACTGATTGCGGATGAGGACGCAGGCTCAGACAGCCCAATGTATGAGTTCATTGAGAACTGCCTGCGACACAAGAACGAGATTGTCATCTACGAGGCCGCCCATGCCATGGTGAACATGAAGGGGATCACCACGAAAGAGCTCGCGCCCGCAGTGTCTGTCCTACAGCTGTTTTGTAGCTCCCCTAAACCCACCCTTCGCTTTGCTGCTGTGAGAACTTTGAACAGG GTGGCCATGAAGCACCCTGCTGCAGTGACAACAtgcaaccttgaccttgagaACTTGATCACGGACACCAACCGTAGCATAGCAACCCTTGCTATTACCACTCTTCTCAAG ACCGGCAGTGAGAGCAGCGTGGACCGGCTTATGAAGCAGATCTCCACGTTCATGTCCGAGATATCAGACGAGTTCAAGATCGTCGTCGTGCAGGCTATCCAGTCACTGTGCCTCAAGTACCCGCGCAAGCACAACGTCATGATGAACTTCCTGTCGTCAATGCTACGAGATGAAGGTGGATTCGAGTACAAGAAGGCCATCGTGGACAG catcatcatcatcatagagGACAACTCTGAGGCCAAGGAGGCCGGCCTGGCCCACTTGTGTGAGTTCATTGAAGACTGCGAGCACACCGTGCTGGCAACCAGGATCCTTCACCTTCTGGGCCGTGAGGGGCCTAGGACCCCAACACCGTCAAAGTACATCCG GTTCATCTACAACCGGGTGATCCTGGAGAATGCGGCTGTGCGTGCGGCGGCTGTGACTGCGATGGCCAAGTTTGGGGCCCACTGCGAGGAGCTACTGGAGAGCTGCATCGTGTTGCTGGAGAGATGTGAGCTGGACTCCGATGACGAGGTGCGAGACCGGGCCACCTTCTATGTGCACGTGCTCAGAGAGAGGCAGAAGGCCCTCAACTCTGCCTACATCCTCAATG GTCTGCAGGTGTCGGTGGTTGGTCTGGAACGAGCCCTGCATCAGTACACATTGGAGCCCTCTGACAAACCCTTCGACATGAAGTCAGTGCCCCTGGCCACCCAGCCTCTAACTGAGCAGAGGTCCACTGCTGGCGGAG CCAAGGAGCCAGGAGACACGGTGACCTCCAAGCCGACAGAGAAAGTGGCCTCCTCCCGCCAGGATGTGTATGCTG AGCAACTTGCTGGCATCCCAGAGTTTGCTAACCTGGGACCGCTGTTCAAGTCTTCGAGCCTGCCTGTTGAGCTGACCGAGTCTGAGACAGAGTATGTGGTCCGCTGCATCAAGCATACATACTCCAGATACATGGTGTTCCAG TTTGACTGCACCAACACGCTGAATGACCAGGTGTTGGAGAAGGTGACAGTCCACATGGAGAACACCGATGACTTCCAGGTGTTGAAGTGTGTGCCGTGCCCCAAGCTGCCGTATGACAGCCCTGGCACCACGTACACCTTGGTACGACTCCCGGAGGAGGCTACAGCAG TGACTGGGACGTTCAGCTGCACTCTGAAGTTCATCGTGAAGGACTGCGATCCTAACACTGGAGAGGCAGATGATGAAGGATATGACGATGAATATGTG TTGGAGGATGTGGAGGTGTCTGTGGCTGACCATGTGCAGAAGGTGATGAAACCAAACTTTGGAGCCAGCTGGGATGAGGTGGGACCAGACAATGAAATGGAGGATACCTTCGCTCTGTCCACTATGAAAACATTGGACG ATGCAGTTAAAAACATTATCCAGTACCTAGGCATGCAGCCCTGTGAGAGGAGTGACAAGGTCCCAGAAGGGAAGAGTGCCCACACGCTCTATCTGGCAGGCGTCTACCGTGGCGGACATGACGCCCTGGTGCAGGCAAAACTTGCCATGGCAGACGGGGGAGTAACCATGCAGCTCACTGTGCGCTCTACAGATCCCAATGTGTCTGAGGTGCTTGTTTCAGCCATTGGGTAA